In one window of Candidatus Scalindua sp. DNA:
- a CDS encoding right-handed parallel beta-helix repeat-containing protein has product MKFKKGMPFLVFLFFFFVPVSAHSLTITNIETSNFPTELKFSVNYSSSVPVLYNPLTVGGFAIALFLDIDQNINTGISSYSKGREYYAGYSKTDNGGGTFSGLSDSLYVRNISTSYHGPVTGIIPINEGMSKLNFSIPLNVIGIDGGLVNFLIELYDTLFCPECGDRNGAWGISDAYAGVMPGTSVPTGDAAALIDAINTANSNNKDDTIYLQGGTYTLTKKDNDTNGPNGLPSVTSSITLKGTGTDSTIIQRDRDAPLFRIFHVADTGVLQIDSVTIKDGVVPDDEIETFDGGGIYNIGTVTIRNSSILHNEAHNGGGIANTGTITITDSSVRNNVTNGLRGSGGGIDNSGGTVIITNGSITNNIATIHNGGAGFGGGICNNRGSVTITDTTVSDNVAAESGFGGGILNYDGTITITNSILKNNRADSLAGTGGGILSRTFNDNTETNNRTEINDTEGKNTEMSMNRKIIHDLDIRFTFKAYREKIARTGPEFSPDVLMSTVSEDVSRSDIVTITNSTITDNNAITGGGIANWSGLMNIMNSTISLNDADSGGGIDNSGIVSVENSTIAHNVSAYWGVGINNSMGTVSITNSTISDNRGQGSAISNEIPYSSVGPQVAGTVELKNTILADNSAGGDPGDCEGPITSLGNNIIGDIGDPGNCTITLLESDSTGDPRLREFIDDGLPGHGHVPLLPDSPAIDAGNNPACPEKDQLGKSRPVDGNGDGTAACDIGAIEFEYPENSYIRSPRPGSRFTDPIATTTVKFEWIAGSAVSQHWLSVGTSLASLESIPYGDIYSRNQYLNTSATVSGIPLNGQDLYVRLWFKSSTWNYVDYTYKTLNNAECNNDSYEPNDTAVQAYGPLLPGKSYKSKLCDNNEDWYKIDVGSTGTITLDVKGQLSCNYSNVLELYDPGGVMVDSVQFNSCKTGILNYDVTTIGTYRIKVVGPVSWERDYELSGRWPEVFVKPPEMTSPIP; this is encoded by the coding sequence ATGAAATTTAAAAAGGGTATGCCATTTCTTGTGTTTTTGTTTTTTTTCTTTGTACCGGTATCCGCTCACTCCTTAACCATAACCAATATCGAAACATCAAACTTCCCAACGGAATTAAAATTTAGTGTAAATTATTCTTCATCTGTTCCTGTGTTGTATAATCCACTCACTGTCGGCGGGTTTGCTATTGCTCTATTCTTAGACATTGACCAGAATATAAATACGGGAATTTCAAGCTATTCAAAGGGAAGGGAATATTATGCTGGATATTCTAAAACAGATAACGGTGGAGGTACATTTTCTGGATTATCTGATTCTCTATATGTGCGGAATATTTCCACCAGTTACCATGGTCCAGTTACTGGTATAATCCCAATAAATGAAGGTATGTCAAAATTAAATTTTTCAATTCCTCTAAATGTAATTGGTATCGATGGTGGACTTGTTAATTTTTTGATAGAGTTATACGATACTCTGTTTTGTCCTGAGTGTGGAGATAGAAATGGAGCATGGGGAATAAGCGATGCATATGCTGGTGTCATGCCTGGAACTTCCGTTCCAACAGGAGATGCCGCTGCCCTTATCGATGCAATCAATACTGCGAACAGCAACAATAAAGACGATACCATTTATCTGCAAGGCGGTACGTATACCCTGACAAAAAAGGACAACGATACCAATGGACCTAACGGCCTTCCCTCTGTAACGAGTAGTATCACTCTTAAAGGTACTGGCACCGATTCGACAATCATCCAACGGGATAGAGATGCACCGCTCTTTCGTATCTTTCATGTTGCTGATACAGGGGTTTTGCAGATAGACAGTGTAACCATTAAGGATGGGGTTGTTCCTGATGATGAAATTGAAACCTTTGACGGCGGGGGAATATATAACATTGGCACGGTTACCATAAGAAACAGCAGTATCTTACATAACGAAGCACATAATGGCGGTGGCATCGCTAATACCGGCACCATTACTATCACAGACAGCAGTGTAAGGAATAATGTGACTAATGGTTTACGTGGTTCTGGTGGTGGTATAGATAATTCAGGAGGTACAGTCATAATCACAAACGGTTCTATAACTAACAACATAGCAACAATACATAATGGTGGTGCTGGTTTTGGCGGCGGTATATGTAACAATCGTGGCTCAGTTACTATCACTGACACCACTGTCTCTGACAACGTAGCAGCAGAGAGTGGCTTTGGCGGCGGTATCCTTAACTATGATGGCACCATTACTATCACAAACAGCATTTTAAAAAATAACAGAGCTGATAGTCTTGCTGGTACTGGTGGAGGTATACTCAGCAGAACTTTTAATGACAATACCGAAACAAATAACAGAACCGAGATCAATGATACAGAAGGGAAAAACACTGAGATGAGTATGAACAGGAAAATCATACACGATCTTGACATTCGTTTTACGTTTAAGGCCTATCGGGAAAAAATAGCCAGAACAGGACCTGAATTCAGCCCGGATGTGCTTATGAGCACAGTTTCAGAAGATGTTTCACGTAGTGATATTGTGACTATCACCAACAGCACCATTACTGATAATAATGCAATCACTGGAGGTGGAATTGCTAATTGGAGTGGTTTGATGAACATAATGAACAGTACTATTTCGCTTAATGATGCTGATAGTGGTGGTGGTATAGATAACTCTGGAATCGTGAGTGTTGAAAACAGCACAATCGCTCATAATGTTTCGGCGTATTGGGGCGTTGGAATTAATAATTCCATGGGTACGGTGAGTATCACCAACAGTACTATTTCTGACAATCGTGGACAGGGGTCTGCCATTTCTAATGAAATACCCTATTCATCCGTTGGTCCTCAAGTAGCGGGAACCGTTGAACTGAAAAACACTATTCTTGCAGATAATAGCGCCGGGGGCGATCCTGGTGATTGTGAGGGCCCCATAACTTCACTCGGAAATAATATTATTGGTGATATTGGTGATCCCGGAAATTGCACTATCACCCTCCTTGAGAGTGATAGTACCGGTGACCCGCGTCTGCGGGAATTCATCGATGATGGGTTACCAGGGCACGGGCATGTTCCGTTACTACCCGATAGCCCTGCAATAGATGCCGGGAATAACCCTGCATGTCCCGAAAAAGATCAACTTGGCAAGAGCCGTCCGGTAGATGGTAATGGTGATGGAACTGCTGCCTGTGATATTGGTGCGATCGAGTTCGAGTACCCTGAGAATTCTTATATCAGGAGTCCGAGACCGGGATCAAGATTTACGGATCCTATAGCGACAACTACGGTGAAATTTGAGTGGATTGCCGGCAGCGCTGTCAGCCAGCATTGGCTCTCAGTCGGGACAAGCCTGGCTTCACTGGAAAGTATCCCATACGGAGATATTTACAGCCGAAACCAGTATCTCAATACATCAGCAACTGTATCAGGGATACCCCTGAATGGACAGGATCTGTATGTCAGGTTGTGGTTTAAGAGCAGTACATGGAATTATGTGGATTATACGTACAAAACATTGAACAATGCAGAATGTAATAATGACTCGTATGAACCGAATGATACTGCAGTTCAGGCCTACGGGCCTTTACTCCCGGGTAAGAGTTATAAATCAAAGTTATGTGATAATAATGAAGACTGGTATAAGATAGACGTAGGAAGCACCGGAACAATCACACTCGATGTTAAAGGACAGTTATCCTGTAATTATTCAAATGTGCTGGAACTTTACGACCCAGGCGGAGTAATGGTCGATTCTGTCCAATTTAACAGCTGCAAAACAGGGATATTAAATTACGATGTCACTACCATCGGGACCTATCGAATAAAGGTTGTCGGGCCGGTAAGTTGGGAACGTGACTATGAATTATCTGGAAGATGGCCGGAAGTTTTCGTAAAACCTCCGGAGATGACGAGTCCAATACCTTGA
- a CDS encoding PhoX family protein, producing the protein MLINRIFLSIVMIALVQSYSCLPSFAGKFQTDEPPQMETFDTNNGWEVTPLVTIGETNEKGEDVNEKKLGYRPLGKLDGIGAFKSRKSLVRVLMNHELGGGDGYAYELSNGTQLTGARVSFFDIHPKTRKVKAAGIAYDTVFDRSGTIVTDPEQIHEGEWENLEGFSNLCSAYAVNAGEFGFVDNSYFAGEEVGGVVGGQQSVIDVDNRDMYVVPMMGRAAHENACPLDPGDSNKVALMIGDDRVGASLLLYIGQKGVRPRDVYPTIDPIYAPPDFLVRNGLGFGNLYVFVSDDGYLDPADFNGNNANSMEGKFVKLREHFDPAKGDMIDYDSMGFCNLQLQDTLADGAGAFMFSRPEDISVNPNNGTQVVLASTGNSVFAGGADRWGTIYRIDVHLDNILLEDLRNINNIPATVEIMYDGDNNKQFGDPDLGLRSPDNLDWADDGFIYIQEDNSLSAFGQTSTVEASIWQLNSNVGDQPGQLVRLLEMDRSAIPLGQTDSTPSDFGNWESSGIVDVTELFRHKKSEQVFLFDVQAHSLEGTLLGNLDGNIVPAGSTWKYLDDGTDQGKAWRRSSFDDTDWKEGPAELGYGDGVGSEATVVSFGPDRSNKCITTYFRHTFDITGTLNINNLSLKILRDDGAVLYLNGKEIYRTNMPAGKIPFDTPASSAVGGSDEDTFFETSVNPGLLKEGKNVLAVEIHQVSGTSSDISFDLELSSIDLGQGGQLLFMSKKN; encoded by the coding sequence ATGTTGATAAACCGAATATTCTTGTCCATAGTAATGATTGCACTTGTACAGAGCTATTCTTGTTTACCCTCTTTTGCGGGTAAGTTTCAGACAGACGAACCTCCACAGATGGAGACATTTGATACAAATAATGGATGGGAAGTGACACCGCTTGTAACAATTGGAGAGACCAATGAGAAGGGAGAGGACGTTAATGAGAAAAAACTTGGCTACCGGCCATTAGGTAAGCTCGATGGTATCGGAGCATTTAAAAGCAGGAAAAGTTTAGTCCGCGTACTGATGAATCATGAATTGGGAGGCGGTGATGGGTATGCGTATGAATTATCCAATGGTACGCAGTTGACGGGTGCAAGGGTCAGTTTTTTTGACATTCATCCGAAAACACGAAAAGTTAAAGCAGCAGGAATTGCCTATGATACCGTGTTTGATCGATCTGGTACCATTGTTACCGATCCAGAGCAGATCCATGAAGGTGAATGGGAGAACCTTGAAGGTTTCAGCAATCTATGTTCTGCTTATGCAGTTAATGCCGGAGAATTCGGATTTGTAGATAACAGTTACTTCGCTGGAGAGGAAGTCGGTGGTGTTGTGGGAGGTCAACAATCTGTCATCGATGTTGATAATAGAGACATGTATGTTGTTCCCATGATGGGCAGAGCTGCTCATGAAAATGCCTGCCCACTTGATCCTGGTGATAGTAACAAGGTGGCACTCATGATAGGCGATGACCGTGTTGGAGCCTCGTTGTTACTCTACATTGGTCAAAAAGGAGTAAGGCCGAGAGATGTTTATCCCACCATTGATCCTATTTATGCACCTCCCGATTTTTTAGTTCGGAATGGACTTGGTTTCGGGAATCTATATGTTTTTGTGTCCGATGACGGATATCTGGATCCTGCTGATTTCAATGGAAATAACGCTAACAGTATGGAGGGTAAATTTGTTAAGTTACGTGAACACTTCGATCCAGCAAAGGGAGATATGATTGATTATGATAGTATGGGATTTTGCAATTTACAACTTCAGGATACGCTGGCTGATGGTGCAGGAGCTTTTATGTTTTCCCGTCCGGAAGACATCTCCGTCAATCCGAACAATGGTACCCAGGTAGTTCTGGCATCAACGGGAAACAGCGTTTTTGCTGGAGGAGCCGACAGGTGGGGGACGATTTATCGTATCGATGTACACCTTGACAATATACTTCTTGAAGACTTACGTAACATAAACAACATCCCGGCAACAGTCGAAATCATGTATGACGGCGACAATAATAAGCAGTTTGGTGATCCTGATCTGGGTCTGCGAAGTCCAGACAATCTTGATTGGGCTGATGACGGTTTCATTTATATCCAGGAGGATAACTCCTTATCGGCTTTTGGCCAAACAAGCACCGTTGAGGCGTCCATCTGGCAGTTGAATTCAAATGTTGGTGACCAACCCGGGCAACTGGTTCGTCTCCTTGAGATGGACCGTTCAGCAATACCACTCGGCCAGACAGATTCAACCCCATCTGATTTTGGTAACTGGGAATCTTCAGGAATAGTAGATGTTACAGAACTGTTTAGGCATAAGAAGAGTGAACAGGTCTTTCTCTTTGATGTGCAGGCCCATAGCCTTGAGGGGACACTATTGGGGAACCTGGACGGAAATATCGTACCGGCAGGTTCAACATGGAAATATCTCGATGATGGCACTGATCAGGGAAAAGCCTGGAGACGTTCCTCTTTCGATGATACGGATTGGAAAGAAGGTCCTGCAGAATTGGGATACGGTGATGGAGTTGGATCCGAAGCGACGGTTGTCAGCTTCGGTCCCGATCGATCCAATAAATGTATCACTACCTATTTCAGGCATACGTTTGATATTACCGGCACCTTAAATATTAATAATTTATCTCTTAAGATTTTGAGGGATGATGGTGCGGTTCTGTATTTAAATGGAAAGGAGATTTACAGAACCAATATGCCGGCAGGGAAGATACCTTTTGATACTCCCGCCTCTTCAGCTGTTGGCGGAAGCGATGAAGATACCTTTTTTGAGACCAGTGTCAATCCAGGATTATTAAAAGAGGGTAAGAATGTGTTGGCAGTTGAGATTCATCAGGTAAGTGGAACAAGTTCTGATATAAGTTTTGATCTTGAACTTTCCAGTATCGATCTCGGGCAAGGAGGTCAATTACTTTTCATGTCAAAAAAGAATTAA
- a CDS encoding isoamylase early set domain-containing protein produces the protein MIKNNKKAIIDTRFQDFLQKIKTFAERIKGLTKQESASEKLAAASVGIKKEYLKGMHVCRAKFILPEAAAPDAKSVYIVGDFNKWNTSASPMRRLENGDFTITLDLETGNEYQFLYLIDESKWENDWNADKYVKSPYGDNDNSVVMTYE, from the coding sequence GTGATAAAGAATAATAAAAAAGCTATAATTGATACACGATTCCAGGATTTTCTTCAAAAAATTAAAACTTTTGCAGAAAGGATAAAAGGGCTGACAAAACAGGAATCAGCATCGGAAAAGCTGGCAGCAGCCTCCGTTGGGATAAAAAAAGAGTACCTAAAAGGGATGCACGTATGCAGGGCAAAATTCATATTGCCTGAAGCTGCTGCTCCAGACGCAAAGAGCGTGTATATCGTTGGTGACTTTAATAAGTGGAATACGAGTGCAAGTCCAATGAGAAGGCTTGAAAATGGAGACTTTACAATCACGCTTGATCTTGAAACGGGAAATGAATACCAGTTTCTTTATCTCATAGATGAATCAAAATGGGAAAATGACTGGAATGCCGATAAATATGTGAAAAGCCCTTATGGGGATAATGACAATTCAGTTGTTATGACATATGAATAA
- a CDS encoding Hsp20/alpha crystallin family protein, whose product MAIVKWDPWQEIEDMFDRYSRAVGMPRGGNQELAPTSDWAPRVDIAETDKEFVIKAEIPEVKKEDVKVTVDNGVLSIRGERKQEKEEKGKKFHRVERRYGSFARSFTLPGNVDTTKIKASFKDGMLNLQIQKTEEVKSKAIHVKVE is encoded by the coding sequence ATGGCAATTGTAAAATGGGATCCGTGGCAAGAGATTGAGGATATGTTCGACCGTTATTCAAGGGCGGTCGGCATGCCTCGCGGTGGAAACCAGGAGCTCGCCCCAACCAGTGATTGGGCTCCCCGGGTAGATATCGCCGAGACCGACAAAGAGTTCGTAATCAAGGCTGAAATCCCCGAGGTCAAGAAGGAGGACGTGAAGGTCACTGTCGACAATGGGGTCTTAAGCATCCGGGGCGAAAGAAAACAGGAAAAGGAAGAGAAGGGGAAGAAGTTTCATCGAGTCGAGCGTCGTTACGGGAGCTTTGCTCGCAGCTTCACGTTGCCTGGAAATGTCGATACAACCAAGATTAAGGCTTCGTTCAAGGATGGCATGCTGAATCTCCAGATTCAGAAAACTGAGGAGGTAAAGTCGAAAGCCATTCATGTCAAAGTGGAGTAA
- a CDS encoding HD domain-containing protein — protein MTIIENYFPAKHALYDKYEKTRLYYRDASNSFFLYKDKGFTLSQMRIDMNKIPDLYISEAERLDSVMEMQDILNKQMTEDINTGKISAVKNALVTLMNETLSEPRSGSLQGISKTIDILIDGYSKQPNFFSTIAALSTKDYSTTIHSINVSAMALGICLSMGYNENETKEIGLAAMLHDTGKIYVSNKILNAPRRLTHEEFRIIKKHPFEGYKILKKAGFDNKICQVTYQHHEKLNGYGYPNGLKADSISKTSQLVGLLDFYEAITNHDRPYRRADTPLDAFSIIKACVDKGELDGNLFETMVQYLSFNE, from the coding sequence ATGACAATCATAGAAAATTATTTCCCCGCAAAACATGCATTGTATGATAAATATGAGAAGACAAGACTCTACTATAGAGATGCCTCAAATAGTTTTTTTCTTTACAAAGATAAAGGCTTTACATTATCCCAGATGAGAATAGATATGAATAAAATTCCAGATCTGTATATCAGTGAAGCGGAAAGGCTGGATTCAGTAATGGAAATGCAGGATATCCTGAATAAACAGATGACAGAAGATATAAATACAGGCAAAATATCCGCTGTCAAGAACGCGCTTGTTACTCTTATGAATGAAACACTCTCTGAGCCCAGAAGCGGAAGCCTGCAGGGGATCAGCAAAACAATTGATATACTCATTGACGGCTATTCAAAACAGCCTAATTTTTTTTCAACAATAGCCGCATTATCAACAAAGGATTACTCTACTACAATTCATTCGATTAATGTAAGTGCCATGGCATTGGGAATCTGTTTAAGCATGGGCTATAATGAGAATGAAACCAAAGAAATCGGCCTTGCCGCAATGTTACATGATACCGGCAAAATTTATGTTTCCAATAAAATCCTTAATGCTCCAAGGCGTCTTACCCATGAGGAATTCAGAATAATAAAAAAACACCCTTTTGAAGGGTATAAGATCCTTAAAAAAGCCGGGTTTGATAACAAAATCTGCCAGGTCACGTATCAGCATCATGAAAAGCTTAATGGATATGGATACCCAAATGGCCTGAAAGCTGATAGCATAAGTAAAACAAGCCAATTGGTCGGGCTCCTGGACTTTTATGAGGCAATAACAAATCACGACAGGCCGTACCGTAGGGCCGATACTCCGCTTGATGCATTCAGTATAATTAAAGCATGTGTTGATAAGGGAGAGCTTGATGGCAATCTTTTCGAAACAATGGTCCAATACCTGAGTTTTAACGAATAA
- a CDS encoding TonB-dependent receptor has product MRSIHGGFAAFAAVLFNVSCLFSEETSVGSGITLPAIQEEIRWLQAESFLSEVTTLSRKPVKLSDSAAATFVITQEGIRRSGATTIPELLRMVPGLEVSRIDASKWAITSRGFNGRFSSKLLVLIDGRSVYTPLFSGVYWDIQNYLLEDLERIEVIRGPGGTLWGANAVNGIINIITKNSKDTRGGLIKQWIGTKERNVSGIRYGGNLGKDAYYRCYARYFNHDDSGDVVNADDSVESNDKWDILHGGFRTDWDVSDANSLTLQGDMYNGDINELSRSFERRGEDVSGGNILGLWQHIFSDTSDMKLKMYFDRTYRKTDAQRETRHTFDIDFQHKFCSGSRQEIVWGIGYQLTTDDIKGFTTLMYDPSREGLSTYSAFVQNEITLIPDKLQLTLGTKLMYNDFTEFEIQPSARLLWRPFENHTLWGAVSRAVRTPSRFDRDSVQNVDIPFSPVRIEVSGSNDFVSENVHAYELGYRFQPSKHFFVDIASYYSAYNDLLTSETGDPVFRFSPPPFKIIIPSVHDNKMDGEVYGLEVSANWTVTDYWRLTAGYTLIRTQLDLDKTSTDTGAVKFGEGLSPRNQVQFLSYLDLPYNLEFDSFLYYVDHVASLDIPSYVRLDVRLGWRPTKSMDLSIGGKNLLDDKHPENPRAIGVSATEVERSVFGSISWRF; this is encoded by the coding sequence ATGAGAAGCATACATGGAGGTTTTGCCGCATTTGCTGCAGTCCTGTTCAATGTTTCTTGCCTCTTTTCAGAAGAAACCTCAGTTGGTTCAGGAATCACACTGCCTGCTATCCAGGAAGAGATCAGGTGGCTTCAGGCAGAGTCATTTCTTTCAGAAGTTACAACACTTTCAAGAAAACCTGTAAAACTTTCTGATTCAGCAGCAGCCACATTTGTTATTACACAGGAGGGGATAAGACGTTCCGGAGCCACGACTATACCTGAGCTGCTGAGAATGGTACCCGGTCTGGAGGTGTCACGCATAGATGCCAGCAAGTGGGCGATAACTTCGCGAGGCTTCAATGGAAGATTTTCTTCTAAGCTTCTGGTTCTTATTGACGGAAGAAGTGTTTATACTCCCCTGTTTTCAGGAGTATATTGGGATATTCAGAATTATCTGCTGGAAGATCTTGAACGTATTGAGGTTATACGTGGTCCCGGGGGAACACTATGGGGGGCAAATGCAGTGAACGGAATAATAAACATTATTACGAAAAATTCCAAAGACACACGCGGCGGTTTGATAAAACAGTGGATTGGAACGAAAGAGCGGAATGTCAGCGGGATCCGTTATGGTGGAAATTTAGGCAAAGATGCATATTATCGTTGCTATGCAAGGTATTTCAACCACGATGATTCTGGAGATGTTGTAAATGCCGATGATAGTGTTGAGAGCAATGATAAATGGGATATTCTGCACGGAGGCTTTCGCACCGATTGGGATGTTTCTGATGCAAACTCGCTGACGCTTCAAGGTGATATGTATAATGGAGATATCAATGAGCTGTCTCGCTCATTTGAACGCCGGGGTGAAGATGTGTCTGGAGGAAATATACTGGGTCTCTGGCAGCACATATTTTCGGATACGTCCGATATGAAACTCAAGATGTATTTCGATCGAACCTATCGCAAAACTGATGCACAGAGGGAAACGCGGCATACCTTCGATATTGACTTTCAGCATAAATTTTGCTCAGGCAGCAGACAGGAAATTGTCTGGGGAATCGGATACCAGTTAACAACTGATGATATTAAGGGATTTACCACTCTCATGTATGATCCAAGCAGAGAAGGTCTGAGTACCTACAGTGCTTTTGTGCAGAATGAGATCACACTTATACCGGATAAGCTTCAGCTGACTTTGGGCACAAAACTTATGTACAATGATTTTACAGAATTCGAAATCCAGCCCAGTGCGAGACTGCTCTGGAGACCTTTTGAAAATCACACACTCTGGGGTGCCGTTTCACGTGCGGTAAGAACACCATCGCGTTTTGACCGTGATTCGGTGCAAAATGTCGATATCCCCTTTTCGCCAGTTCGTATTGAAGTTTCAGGCAGCAATGATTTTGTTTCTGAAAATGTTCATGCTTACGAACTTGGTTACCGGTTTCAACCAAGTAAACACTTTTTTGTTGATATTGCATCCTACTACAGCGCCTACAATGATCTTCTTACCTCTGAGACGGGAGATCCCGTTTTCAGATTCAGCCCGCCGCCCTTCAAAATTATCATACCTTCAGTTCACGACAATAAGATGGATGGCGAAGTCTATGGCCTGGAGGTCTCAGCGAACTGGACGGTAACGGATTATTGGAGATTGACCGCCGGGTATACCCTGATTCGTACACAATTAGATCTGGATAAAACGAGCACAGATACGGGTGCAGTCAAATTTGGAGAGGGTCTGAGTCCCCGAAACCAGGTTCAGTTTCTCTCGTATTTAGATCTGCCGTACAACCTGGAATTTGACTCGTTTTTATATTATGTTGATCATGTTGCATCTCTTGATATTCCCAGTTATGTAAGACTCGATGTGCGGCTTGGGTGGAGGCCAACAAAGTCAATGGATTTAAGTATCGGAGGGAAAAACTTACTTGATGATAAACATCCGGAGAATCCGAGAGCCATTGGTGTAAGCGCAACGGAAGTAGAACGCAGTGTTTTCGGAAGTATTTCATGGCGATTCTGA
- a CDS encoding P-II family nitrogen regulator: MKKVEAFIRPEKLNMTKDALEEQGLDCISVTEIKGHGHQKGVSEIFRGKKYMVELLPKLKIEIIVADHDVDKVVQTITRVSQTGSIGDGKIFVYDVMNAYRIRTGEQGEVAI, translated from the coding sequence ATGAAAAAAGTAGAAGCATTCATTCGGCCCGAGAAACTGAATATGACCAAAGATGCCCTTGAGGAGCAGGGACTCGATTGTATTTCAGTTACAGAGATAAAGGGACACGGTCATCAGAAAGGTGTAAGTGAGATATTTAGAGGAAAGAAGTACATGGTAGAATTACTGCCAAAGTTAAAGATTGAAATTATCGTTGCTGATCATGACGTGGATAAGGTGGTACAGACCATTACCCGTGTATCGCAAACCGGGAGTATCGGAGATGGGAAGATATTTGTTTACGATGTTATGAACGCATACCGTATACGTACGGGTGAACAGGGTGAGGTCGCAATTTAA
- a CDS encoding catalase produces MKDQKKKLTTNAGAPVPDNQNVITAGPRGPQLLQDAWFLEKLAHFDREVIPERRMHAKGSGAYGTFTVTHDITRYTRAKIFSEIGKKTELFTRFSTVAGERGAADAERDIRGFAIKFYTEEGNWDLVGNNTPVFFLRDPLKFPDLNHAVKRDPRTNLRSARNNWDFWTSLPEALHQITITMSDRGIPSSYRHMHGFGSHTFSLINSQNVRHWVKFHWRSQQGIKNLTDAEAEAIIGKCRESHQRDLFESIEGGEFPKWRLSIQIMAEKDAVNLPYNPFDLTKVWLHRDCPLIDVGIMELNRNPENYFAEVEQSAFNPANIVPGIGFSPDKMLQGRLFSYGDAQRYRLGVNHHLIPVNASRCPFHSYHRDGAMRIDGNYGRTPGYEPNSCGEWQQQPEFSEPALSLDGAADHWNHRDDDDYYTQPGLLFRLMSPEQQQALFANTASAMGDAPLEIKIRHIGNCMKADPAYGKGMADVLGISLDDLTGEA; encoded by the coding sequence ATGAAAGACCAAAAAAAGAAGCTGACAACCAATGCCGGTGCTCCCGTACCTGACAATCAAAATGTAATAACTGCGGGACCTCGCGGTCCTCAGCTGCTGCAAGATGCATGGTTCCTTGAGAAACTTGCCCACTTTGATCGAGAAGTCATTCCCGAGAGGCGTATGCATGCCAAGGGATCCGGGGCCTATGGAACATTCACTGTTACTCACGACATTACCCGCTACACCAGGGCAAAGATTTTCTCTGAGATTGGAAAGAAGACTGAACTTTTCACCCGTTTTTCAACGGTGGCAGGTGAACGTGGAGCAGCAGACGCGGAGCGCGATATCCGTGGCTTTGCCATCAAATTTTACACTGAAGAGGGTAACTGGGACCTGGTGGGTAATAACACGCCCGTCTTTTTCCTGCGAGATCCTCTCAAGTTCCCCGACCTTAATCACGCGGTGAAGCGTGATCCACGCACAAACCTTCGAAGTGCCCGCAATAACTGGGACTTCTGGACATCACTGCCGGAGGCGCTGCACCAGATCACCATAACCATGAGCGACCGCGGCATTCCTTCCTCCTATCGCCACATGCACGGTTTTGGCAGCCACACCTTCAGCCTTATCAACTCCCAGAATGTACGGCACTGGGTCAAGTTTCATTGGAGAAGTCAGCAGGGCATCAAGAACCTCACAGATGCTGAGGCTGAGGCCATCATAGGCAAGTGCCGGGAAAGCCACCAGCGTGACCTTTTCGAGAGCATTGAGGGGGGAGAATTTCCAAAGTGGAGGCTTTCCATCCAGATAATGGCGGAAAAGGATGCTGTCAACCTCCCTTACAATCCGTTCGACCTTACAAAGGTCTGGCTCCACAGGGACTGCCCGTTGATTGACGTCGGTATTATGGAACTGAACCGCAACCCAGAAAACTATTTTGCTGAAGTTGAACAGTCAGCCTTCAATCCGGCCAACATTGTACCTGGTATTGGTTTTTCACCGGATAAGATGTTACAGGGACGTCTGTTCTCGTACGGAGACGCACAGCGTTACCGGCTTGGTGTAAACCACCACTTGATTCCGGTGAACGCATCGCGCTGCCCCTTCCACAGTTACCACCGCGATGGAGCCATGCGGATCGACGGCAATTATGGCAGAACGCCCGGGTATGAGCCTAACAGCTGCGGTGAGTGGCAGCAGCAGCCTGAGTTTTCAGAACCGGCTCTGAGTCTGGACGGGGCTGCCGATCATTGGAATCATCGTGATGACGATGATTACTACACCCAGCCAGGATTACTTTTCCGGCTGATGAGTCCGGAACAGCAGCAAGCGCTCTTTGCCAATACCGCCAGTGCCATGGGAGACGCTCCCCTGGAGATTAAGATCCGTCATATCGGCAACTGCATGAAAGCCGATCCTGCTTATGGAAAGGGTATGGCTGATGTTCTGGGCATTTCGCTTGACGATCTGACTGGAGAGGCATGA